From a single Rosa rugosa chromosome 7, drRosRugo1.1, whole genome shotgun sequence genomic region:
- the LOC133720221 gene encoding uncharacterized protein LOC133720221 translates to MVGMMMMTTANSNERIARLLDSAVVAADIPSKLDRLTQLKRDLLRRDPAFISELLPRLFELQSDRFSPVRKFATVMLGEIGLMHVDFVPEIVPSLINVLSDDTPAVARQAITSGSELFRCVLEKVALQGLHSSELDSLLESSWSWMLKLKEEIFSIAFQPGSGGVRLLALKFVQEVILLYTPDPNGSQEPPAHEGQLVEFNIYWLRGGHPLLNVGNLSIEASQSMGSLLDQLRLPTVKSLGNLVIVVLINSLSAIAKNRPAFYGRILPVLLGFDPSTAVINGIRVSGAHYALKNAFISCLKCTHQGAAPWRDRLVGALTKMKDGGLVEHAIYPVGNINGNVEGQNNSPVIKEEEPTVRTSTAVQSNFGRKRLGAPDSSELAEDEDASGKRIKSTPSVSEESAKDVDRNISVSQDDISSSGTATSRGSGDSGPVQQLLDMFGALVAQGEKAVGSLEVLISSFSADMLAEVVMANMCNLPPNLPGAEGDDVSLINMVIVGGDSQVKYPQSFIADVLSLTSTFPPIAALLDAHQSASYNIVKSEPKEEQVTVVGDSAVACTDMDYEAETAMLPTGLPASPNVFSPETENGCPSLPSDVDDIEGLENEIPGLDSSACNSGLSEPVVASSSTFMDVEDASLEQVSSLSQQPLLNILPSLSADRSEELSLGAAVADVNSLISSTATSVGLTHHLVLPKMSAPVVILSDEENDRLQKLAFTRIIEAYKQIDVSGGSQVRISLLIHLGVEFPLDLDPWKLLQEHILADYTNHEGHELTLRVLYRLFGEAEVEHDFFSSTNATSVYEKFLLTVVETLRDSLPPSDKSLSRLLGEVPSLPNSVLKLLECMCSPENCDKTEKEVQGGDRVTQGLSTVWSLILLRPPFRDGCLKIALQSAVHHLEEVRMKAIRLVANKLYPLSAIAKRIEDFAIEMLLTVKTDDATERTDADGSKAESQKDSDSEKHSNEPPAVSGNQDISSDTHQSCNSQSMSPLSIAEAERCLSLYFALCTKKHSLFRQIFAVYGNASKAVKQAVNHHIPKLVRTMGSSRDLLDIISDPPSGSENLLMQVLHTLTDGAVPSQELIFTIRKLYDSKLKDIEILIPILPFIPKDEVMLIFPQLVNLPLDKFQAALTRTLQGSSHSGPLLAPAEVLIAIHGIDPDRDGIPLKKVTDACNACFEQRQIFNQQVLAKVLNQLVEQIPLPLLFMRTVLQAIGAFPALVDFIMEILSRLVSKQIWKYPKLWVGFLKCALLTKPQSFGVLLQLPPAQLENALKRTAALKAPLVAHASQPDIRSSLPRSILVVLGIVSDSQAQTSQANTGDASNSDKEAVTEKSKEESSSAC, encoded by the exons ATGGTGggcatgatgatgatgaccacCGCCAATTCCAACGAACGCATCGCTCGCCTCTTGGACTCCGCCGTCGTCGCCGCCGACATACCGTCCAAGCTCGACCGGCTAACCCAATTGAAGCGAGATTTACTCCGGCGAGACCCTGCTTTCATCTCCGAGCTCCTTCCTCGCCTCTTCGAGCTTCAGTCCGACCGGTTCAGTCCCGTTCGGAAATTTGCCACCGT AATGCTCGGCGAAATTGGATTGATGCACGTAGATTTCGTGCCTGAGATTGTGCCGTCGTTGATTAATGTGTTAAGTGATGATACACCGGCTGTGGCTCGCCAAGCCATTACTAGTGGGAGTGAGTTGTTTCGCTGCGTTCTAGAGAAGGTTGCACTTCAG GGTCTACATTCTAGTGAGTTGGACAGTTTGCTTGAGTCATCGTGGTCATGGATGTTGAAGTTGAAGGAAGAAATATTCTCGATAGCTTTTCAG CCAGGAAGCGGTGGAGTGAGGTTGCTGGCATTGAAATTTGTCCAGGAAGTTATTCTTCTTTATACTCCTGATCCTAATGGCTCCCAAGAGCCCCCAGCTCATGAAG GACAATTGGTGGAATTTAATATATATTGGCTTCGTGGCGGTCATCCCCTACTCAATGTTGGAAATTTGTCAATTGAGGCTAGTCAAAGTATGGGCTCATTGCTTGATCAACTAAGGCTCCCAACTGTTAAGTCTCTTGGCAACTTAGTCATCGTTGTGCTTATTAATAG TCTTTCAGCAATTGCGAAGAATAGACCTGCCTTCTATGGTCGCATTTTACCTGTATTACTTGGGTTTGATCCCTCAACTGCTGTCATTAATGGGATACGTGTCTCAGGAGCACACTATGCCTTAAAAAATGCCTTCATCTCCTGCTTAAAATGTACTCACCAGGGTGCTGCACCG TGGCGAGATCGTTTAGTTGGGGCGTTGACCAAGATGAAAGATGGAGGGTTGGTAGAGCATGCCATTTATCCAGTTGGCAATATTAATGGAAATGTGGAGGGTCAAAACAATTCTCCAGTTATTAAG GAAGAGGAGCCCACAGTTAGAACATCTACTGCTGTGCAAAGTAATTTTGGGAGGAAACGATTGGGAGCACCGGATAGTAGTGAACTTGCTGAGGATGAAGACGCCTCTGGAAAGCGTATCAAATCAACACCTAGTGTCTCAGAAGAATCGGCCAAAGATGTAGATAGGAATATTTCTGTGTCTCAAGATGACATTTCTTCAAGTGGGACAGCCACTTCCAGAGGAAGTGGTGATAGTGGACCTGTGCAGCAACTTCTTGATATGTTTGGCGCATTGGTTGCTCAGGGTGAAAAAGCGGTTGGTTCTTTAGAGGTTCTTATCTCAAGTTTCTCTGCTGACATGCTAGCTGAGGTAGTGATGGCTAACATGTGCAACCTTCCTCCCAATCTTCCTGGAGCTGAAGGAGATGATGTATCTTTGATAAACATGGTTATAGTTGGCGGCGATTCTCAAGTCAAATATCCCCAATCATTTATTGCCGATGTACTCTCTCTTACAAGTACTTTCCCTCCAATAGCTGCACTTCTGGATGCTCATCAGTCGGCGTCTTATAATATagtg AAATCTGAGCCGAAGGAAGAGCAGGTAACAGTTGTAGGTGATAGTGCTGTTGCATGTACTGATATGGATTATGAAGCTGAAACTGCTATGCTGCCTACTGGTTTACCAGCTTCACCTAATGTGTTTTCACCTGAGACGGAGAATGGTTGTCCGTCTCTTCCGTCTGATGTTGATGACATAGAGGGTCTTGAGAATGAAATACCTGGGCTCGATTCTTCTGCTTGTAATAGTGGATTATCAGAACCTGTTGTTGCATCCTCATCGACCTTCATGGATGTCGAAGATGCCAGTCTAGAGCAAGTTAGCAGTTTGAGTCAGCAGCCACTGCTTAATATACTTCCATCATTGTCGGCCGATAGGTCTGAGGAGCTTAGCCTTGGAGCAGCTGTTGCAGATGTCAACAGTCTGATATCTTCAACAGCAACATCAGTTGGGTTGACCCATCATCTTGTCCTGCCTAAGATGTCGGCGCCGGTTGTCATCCTTTCTGATGAAGAGAACGATCGTTTACAGAAGTTGGCTTTTACCCGCATAATCGAGGCATATAAGCAGATTGATGTTTCTGGCGGTTCCCAAGTTCGAATCTCTCTCCTTATACATTTAGGAGTCGAG TTCCCCTTGGACTTAGACCCCTGGAAACTGCTGCAGGAGCATATCTTGGCAGATTATACAAATCACGAG GGACACGAGTTGACGTTGCGTGTCCTATACAGGTTATTTGGAGAGGCAGAAGTGGAACACGATTTCTTTTCTTCTACAAACGCTACTTCTGTTTACGAAAAGTTCCTTTTAACTGTG GTAGAAACACTTAGAGATTCTTTACCACCGTCAGATAAATCATTAAGTAGATTGCTTGGTGAGGTTCCATCTTTACCAAATTCAGTTTTGAAGTTATTGGAGTGCATGTGTTCGCCTGAAAATTGCGACAAAACTGAGAAGGAAGTACAAGGTGGGGATCGAGTGACTCAAGGTCTCAGTACTGTATGGAGCCTGATTTTGCTGAGGCCTCCTTTTCGAGATGGCTGCTTAAAAATTGCTCTACAG AGTGCAGTTCATCATCTGGAGGAAGTGCGTATGAAGGCTATACGTCTG GTTGCAAACAAGCTTTATCCATTGTCAGCCATTGCCAAGCGAATTGAAGATTTTGCTATTGAAATGTTGCTTACTGTGAAAACTGATGATGCAACTGAAAGAACAGATGCTGATGGATCAAAAGCTGAATCCCAAAAG GATTCTGACTCAGAAAAACATTCGAATGAACCTCCAGCAGTGAGTGGCAACCAAGATATCTCCTCTGATACTCATCAATCATGCAATTCTCAAAGTATGTCACCGCTTTCAATTGCCGAGGCAGAGCGGTGTCTGTCATTGTATTTTGCTCTGTGCACAAAG AAGCACTCTCTTTTTCGCCAAATATTCGCTGTGTATGGAAATGCATCAAAGGCGGTTAAGCAG GCAGTTAATCATCATATTCCAAAACTAGTGCGTACAATGGGCTCATCACGAGATCttcttgatattatttcagaCCCTCCGTCTGGAAGCGAGAACCTCCTGATGCAG GTTTTGCATACACTGACAGATGGGGCAGTTCCCTCTCAAGAGCTGATATTTACCATTAGGAAGTTATATGATTCAAAACTGAAG GACATAGAGATTCTCATTCCGATATTACCATTTATACCAAAAGATGAG GTTATGTTAATCTTTCCCCAGCTTGTGAATCTTCCCCTGGATAAGTTCCAAGCAGCACTAACTCGCACACTACAG GGATCATCCCATTCTGGTCCTCTTCTCGCTCCAGCTGAAGTATTGATTGCTATCCATGGGATTGATCCTGACAGAGATGGAATTCCATTAAAGAAG GTCACAGATGCATGCAATGCATGTTTTGAGCAGCGACAGATATTCAACCAACAAGTTCTTGCTAAAGTTCTGAATCAATTG GTTGAGCAGATTCCCCTTCCTTTACTGTTCATGCGTACAGTATTGCAAGCTATTGGTGCTTTTCCTGCACTG GTGGATTTTATAATGGAGATCCTCTCTCGACTTGTGAGCAAACAG ATATGGAAATACCCAAAGTTGTGGGTGGGATTCCTGAAGTGCGCATTGTTGACAAAGCCTCAGTCATTTGGCGTGTTGCTTCAG CTACCTCCAGCACAGCTAGAAAATGCATTGAAGAGAACTGCAGCTCTGAAAGCACCCTTGGTTGCCCATGCTAGCCAACCAGATATCCGATCTTCACTTCCAAG GTCTATATTGGTAGTTTTGGGAATTGTTTCAGATTCTCAGGCACAAACGAGTCAGGCAAATACTGGAGATGCAAGCAACTCAGACAAGGAGGCAGTCACGGAGAAATCAAAAGAAGAATCATCTAGTGCTTGTTGA